One segment of Geminicoccaceae bacterium DNA contains the following:
- the thiL gene encoding thiamine-phosphate kinase — translation MSRSEFDFIETCLAPLSRGFDGALDLGDDAALVEMGDGRTLVIAKDAMVEDVHFRAADPPDTVARKVLRTNLSDLAAMGAEPLAYLTAIARPGSRGDDWLEAIAAGFAADQSIWPIHLIGGDTVSTAGPAMLSCTILGTLPTGTALLRSGARPGDLVLVSGTLGDSALGLRVLQGLAADDEARLFLADRYRLPRPRTTLGTLLRGRASSAIDISDGLVADLGHILSRSQAGATIATQRLPLSRHAAGMPGALEAALFGGDDYELLFTLPPDRFDEVTALADIPVTVIGRIDAEPGLRVLDESGRPVDTPRRGWQHF, via the coding sequence TTGAGCAGGAGCGAGTTCGACTTCATCGAGACCTGCCTCGCGCCGCTGAGCCGCGGCTTCGACGGGGCGCTGGATCTCGGCGACGACGCCGCCCTGGTCGAGATGGGCGACGGCCGCACGCTCGTGATCGCCAAGGACGCGATGGTCGAGGACGTCCATTTTCGCGCTGCCGATCCACCCGACACCGTCGCCCGCAAGGTGCTGCGCACCAATCTCTCCGATCTGGCCGCCATGGGAGCCGAACCGCTCGCCTATCTCACCGCCATCGCCCGGCCGGGATCGCGCGGCGATGACTGGCTCGAAGCCATCGCTGCCGGTTTCGCCGCCGACCAGTCGATCTGGCCCATCCACCTCATCGGCGGAGATACCGTCTCGACGGCCGGCCCGGCCATGCTGAGCTGCACCATTCTCGGCACCCTTCCCACCGGCACCGCGCTGTTGCGTTCGGGCGCCCGACCGGGCGATCTGGTGCTCGTGAGCGGTACCCTGGGCGATTCGGCCCTCGGCCTGCGTGTCCTGCAGGGGCTCGCCGCGGACGACGAGGCCCGCCTGTTCCTGGCGGACCGATACCGCCTGCCCCGCCCCCGCACCACCCTCGGCACCCTCCTGCGCGGCCGCGCCAGCTCGGCCATCGACATCTCCGATGGCCTCGTTGCCGACCTCGGCCACATCCTGTCACGCTCGCAGGCAGGTGCGACCATCGCGACGCAACGCCTGCCCCTGTCCCGCCATGCCGCAGGCATGCCGGGCGCCCTCGAAGCCGCCCTCTTCGGCGGTGACGACTACGAACTCCTGTTCACCCTGCCCCCCGACCGGTTCGACGAGGTCACCGCCCTCGCCGACATCCCCGTGACCGTCATCGGCCGCATCGACGCCGAACCCGGCCTGCGGGTGCTGGACGAAAGCGGCCGTCCGGTCGATACACCCCGCCGGGGCTGGCAGCATTTCTGA
- a CDS encoding DMT family transporter yields MNRAARVDRLAPVLFLIFWSSGFVAAKIGLDGAPPLTLLALRFTLVAAILIPASLLLRSQYPRDPQHFMHIAVTGLIMQAIYFGTSYVGFAAGGSAGGVALILGMQPIVTACIVGPLLGERVSPRHWLGLALGFAGVVLVLTEKLQTGMGSPAGIAWTLVALAAITGGTLYQKRYCPSFDLVAGGAIQFTIAAIAIALAAFLTEDMTIDWSPRFVWALAYLVLINSIIAISLLSWMIRRGEASKVTALFFLVPPGAALVAFLVLDERLQTLAMLGMATAAFGVALVMHRPERH; encoded by the coding sequence ATGAACCGCGCGGCACGGGTCGACCGACTGGCCCCCGTCCTCTTCCTCATCTTCTGGTCGAGCGGTTTCGTCGCCGCCAAGATCGGGCTGGACGGAGCGCCGCCGCTCACCCTCCTCGCCCTGCGCTTCACCCTTGTCGCCGCCATCCTCATCCCCGCATCGCTGCTCCTGCGCTCGCAATATCCGCGCGATCCGCAACACTTCATGCACATTGCCGTCACCGGGCTGATCATGCAGGCGATCTATTTCGGCACCTCCTATGTCGGCTTCGCCGCCGGTGGCAGTGCTGGCGGCGTCGCCCTGATCCTGGGCATGCAGCCCATCGTCACCGCCTGCATCGTCGGCCCCCTCCTCGGCGAGCGCGTCAGCCCGCGCCACTGGCTCGGCCTCGCCCTGGGCTTCGCCGGCGTCGTGCTCGTCCTCACCGAAAAGCTCCAGACCGGGATGGGATCGCCGGCCGGCATCGCCTGGACCCTCGTCGCGCTCGCGGCGATCACCGGCGGCACCCTCTACCAGAAGCGCTACTGCCCGAGCTTCGACCTCGTCGCCGGCGGCGCCATCCAGTTCACCATCGCCGCCATCGCCATCGCGCTTGCGGCCTTCCTCACCGAGGACATGACCATCGACTGGTCGCCACGTTTCGTCTGGGCGCTCGCCTACCTCGTCCTCATCAACTCGATCATCGCCATCAGCCTGCTTTCCTGGATGATCCGGCGCGGCGAGGCCTCGAAGGTCACCGCCCTCTTCTTCCTCGTCCCTCCGGGCGCCGCCCTCGTCGCCTTCCTCGTCCTGGATGAACGCCTGCAAACGCTGGCGATGCTCGGCATGGCCACGGCCGCCTTCGGCGTCGCCCTCGTCATGCACAGGCCCGAACGGCACTGA
- a CDS encoding glutathione S-transferase family protein: MKFYFCPRTRAFRILWLVEEMGLPCERVLVDIRDEQARSDPEFRRASPLGKVPALVDGDTRLWDSGAIALYLADKHPDAGLGVPVGHRQRGAFLQWVMFNNAVLEPALGEKFAKVEPNSSQSGHGSFDLMIGLLETALGQGPWLLGERFTVADTLVGSGVHFMQLFGALPNSPVLAAYLDRCRARPAFGRAMEAEEAA; encoded by the coding sequence GTGAAATTCTACTTCTGTCCGCGCACGCGCGCCTTCCGCATCCTCTGGCTGGTCGAGGAGATGGGGCTGCCTTGCGAGCGGGTGCTCGTCGACATTCGCGACGAACAGGCCCGCAGCGATCCGGAGTTCCGTCGGGCCTCACCCCTGGGCAAGGTGCCGGCACTGGTCGATGGTGACACGCGCCTGTGGGATTCCGGTGCCATCGCGCTCTATCTGGCCGACAAGCATCCCGATGCCGGGCTCGGTGTCCCGGTGGGCCATCGGCAGCGTGGCGCCTTTCTCCAGTGGGTGATGTTCAACAATGCCGTGCTGGAACCCGCGCTCGGGGAGAAGTTCGCCAAGGTCGAGCCCAATTCCTCGCAGAGTGGCCATGGCAGCTTCGACCTGATGATCGGCCTGCTCGAAACCGCGCTGGGGCAGGGGCCATGGCTGCTGGGAGAACGGTTCACCGTCGCCGACACGCTGGTGGGGTCGGGTGTGCATTTCATGCAGCTTTTCGGCGCGCTGCCCAACAGCCCGGTCCTTGCCGCCTATCTCGACCGCTGCCGCGCCCGTCCGGCGTTCGGCCGCGCGATGGAGGCCGAGGAAGCTGCCTGA
- a CDS encoding YafY family transcriptional regulator has protein sequence MRRADRLFEIIQIMRRRKLTRASDLAGELEVSLRTVYRDIADLIAQRVPITGEAGVGYMLEDGYDLPPMMLTRSEIEALVLGVRIIESWSDAEMCAAAGSLLAKVAAVLPAELRAVVHTTPLLAPADRSGVQLSIDGAELRRAIREQRYVDIDYSDIDGNRTCRRIRPLGLAFYGPVWLLFTWCELREDFRSFRLDRICSMKVGDERFPSETGRQLRDFLHNWQQWVDGLPSCTESGETREPQEGTTP, from the coding sequence TTGCGTCGTGCTGACCGATTGTTCGAGATCATCCAGATCATGCGCCGCCGCAAGCTCACGCGGGCAAGCGACCTGGCCGGGGAGCTTGAGGTCTCGTTGCGTACCGTCTACCGCGATATCGCTGACCTCATCGCCCAGCGCGTGCCGATCACCGGCGAGGCCGGCGTCGGCTACATGCTGGAGGATGGCTATGACCTGCCGCCGATGATGCTGACCCGAAGCGAGATCGAGGCCCTTGTCCTCGGCGTGCGGATCATCGAGAGCTGGAGCGATGCCGAGATGTGCGCGGCTGCCGGCAGCCTGCTGGCCAAGGTCGCAGCGGTACTGCCTGCCGAACTGCGGGCGGTGGTGCATACCACGCCGCTGCTCGCGCCTGCGGACCGGAGCGGGGTACAGCTCAGCATCGACGGGGCCGAACTGCGCCGGGCCATCCGCGAGCAACGTTATGTCGACATCGACTACAGCGACATCGACGGCAACCGCACCTGCCGGCGGATCCGGCCACTCGGGCTGGCGTTCTACGGCCCGGTGTGGCTGCTGTTCACATGGTGCGAATTGCGCGAGGACTTCCGCTCGTTCAGGCTGGACCGGATCTGCTCGATGAAGGTGGGTGACGAACGCTTTCCCAGTGAAACCGGTCGCCAGCTCCGGGATTTCCTGCACAACTGGCAACAATGGGTGGATGGCCTGCCTTCCTGCACGGAAAGCGGCGAAACCCGGGAACCGCAAGAAGGAACCACACCGTGA
- the uvrA gene encoding excinuclease ABC subunit UvrA, producing the protein MDDHIRIRGAREHNLKSVDVDIPRFKLVVITGLSGSGKSSLAFDTIYAEGQRRYVESLSAYARQFLELMQKPDVDLIEGLSPAISIEQKTTSRNPRSTVATVTEIYDYMRLLWARVGIPYSPATGLPIEAQTVSQMVDRVMAMPDGTRLYLLAPIVRGRKGEYRKEMAELMRRGFQRVKIDGEMYELDEVPALDKKRKHEIEVVVDRFVTAPDMAQRLAESIETALELADGLAITEDADSGERVTMSAKFACPVSGFTLPEIEPRLFSFNNPYGACPSCDGLGKRMLMDPELVVPNTTKTIRQGAVEPWASQTMHYYPQALAAILQHFDESVDTPWEDLPQKVRDVILYGSGDDPVPMEFEDGLRTLKTNKPFEGVINNLQRRWRETESNWMREELGRYMSAAPCESCHGMRLKPEALCVKVGERHISEITELSIRDAGDWFDALSSRLTDKQNEIATRILKEINERLGFLNNVGLSYLTLARDSGTLSGGESQRIRLASQIGSGLTGVLYVLDEPSIGLHQRDNDRLLATLVRLRDLGNTVIVVEHDEDAIRSADYLIDMGPGAGVHGGLVVAKGTPAEVMTAPESLTGQYLSGRRHIATPDRRRKARKRRWLSLEGARANNLRGVVARFPLGCLVCVTGVSGSGKSSLVVDTLYPALSRKLMGSRQVPGDHDALTGLEHVDKVVDIDQSPIGRTPRSNPATYTGAFSPIRDWFAGLPEAKARGYKPGRFSFNVKGGRCEACQGDGVIKIEMHFLPDVYVECEQCHGRRFNRETLEVEYRGHSIADVLDMTVETATDLFSAVPAVHNKLRTLKEVGLGYIKLGQQATTLSGGEAQRVKLAKELSKRATGQTVYILDEPTTGLHFEDVRKLLEVLQRLVEQGNTVIVIEHNLEVIKTADWIIDMGPDGGTGGGTIVAEGTPEQVAATSGSHTGSYLARMLGAASSAESGGTVLRSA; encoded by the coding sequence ATGGACGATCACATTCGCATTCGCGGCGCGCGTGAGCACAACCTGAAGTCGGTCGATGTCGACATTCCCCGCTTCAAGCTGGTGGTGATCACGGGTCTTTCAGGGTCGGGCAAATCGTCGCTGGCCTTCGATACCATCTATGCCGAAGGGCAGCGGCGCTACGTGGAGAGCCTTTCGGCCTATGCCCGGCAGTTTCTCGAACTGATGCAGAAACCCGATGTCGACCTGATCGAGGGACTCTCGCCGGCCATCTCCATCGAGCAGAAGACCACCTCGCGCAACCCGCGCTCGACAGTGGCCACGGTCACCGAGATCTACGATTACATGCGTCTCCTGTGGGCACGCGTCGGCATCCCCTATTCGCCGGCCACCGGCCTGCCGATCGAGGCGCAGACCGTCTCGCAGATGGTCGACCGGGTGATGGCCATGCCCGATGGCACGCGGCTCTACCTGCTCGCGCCCATCGTGCGCGGCCGCAAGGGCGAGTACCGCAAGGAGATGGCCGAGCTGATGCGGCGCGGCTTCCAGCGGGTCAAGATCGACGGCGAGATGTACGAGCTCGACGAGGTGCCCGCCCTCGACAAGAAGAGGAAGCACGAGATCGAGGTGGTGGTGGACCGCTTCGTCACGGCTCCCGACATGGCGCAGCGGCTGGCGGAATCGATCGAGACAGCACTGGAGCTGGCCGACGGGCTGGCCATCACCGAGGATGCCGACAGCGGCGAACGCGTGACCATGTCGGCGAAGTTCGCCTGCCCGGTATCGGGCTTCACCCTGCCGGAGATCGAACCGCGGCTGTTCTCGTTCAACAATCCCTATGGCGCCTGTCCGTCCTGCGACGGCCTCGGCAAGCGGATGCTGATGGACCCGGAGCTGGTCGTGCCGAACACGACGAAGACGATCCGGCAGGGTGCCGTGGAGCCCTGGGCGTCGCAGACGATGCACTATTACCCGCAGGCGCTGGCGGCGATCCTCCAGCACTTCGACGAAAGCGTGGACACGCCCTGGGAAGACCTGCCGCAGAAGGTCCGGGACGTCATCCTCTACGGTTCCGGCGACGATCCCGTACCGATGGAGTTCGAGGACGGGCTGCGGACGCTCAAGACCAACAAGCCGTTCGAGGGTGTGATCAACAATCTCCAGCGGCGCTGGCGCGAGACCGAGAGCAACTGGATGCGCGAGGAGCTGGGCCGCTACATGTCGGCGGCCCCCTGCGAGAGCTGCCACGGCATGCGCCTCAAGCCCGAGGCGCTGTGCGTGAAAGTCGGCGAGCGGCACATTTCCGAAATCACCGAGCTTTCCATCCGCGATGCCGGCGACTGGTTCGACGCCCTGTCCTCGCGGCTGACGGACAAGCAGAACGAGATCGCCACCCGGATCCTCAAGGAAATCAACGAGCGGCTCGGCTTTCTCAACAATGTCGGCCTGTCCTATCTGACACTGGCACGCGATTCCGGCACGCTCTCCGGCGGCGAGAGCCAGCGCATCCGCCTCGCCTCGCAGATCGGCTCCGGCCTGACCGGCGTGCTCTACGTCCTCGACGAGCCCTCCATCGGTCTGCACCAGCGCGACAATGACCGGTTGCTGGCAACGCTGGTACGGCTGCGCGACCTCGGCAACACGGTGATTGTCGTCGAGCATGACGAGGATGCCATCAGGAGTGCGGACTATCTCATCGACATGGGTCCGGGTGCCGGCGTGCATGGCGGCCTCGTGGTGGCCAAAGGCACGCCCGCCGAGGTGATGACGGCACCGGAGAGCCTCACCGGGCAATACCTCTCCGGCCGCCGCCATATCGCCACGCCGGACAGGCGCCGCAAGGCAAGAAAGCGCCGCTGGCTGTCGCTGGAGGGTGCCCGGGCCAACAACCTGCGGGGAGTTGTCGCCCGCTTCCCGCTGGGCTGCCTCGTCTGCGTCACCGGCGTTTCCGGCTCCGGCAAGTCGTCGCTGGTGGTGGACACGCTCTATCCCGCGCTGTCGCGCAAGCTCATGGGCTCGCGGCAGGTTCCGGGCGACCATGACGCCCTCACCGGACTGGAGCATGTCGACAAGGTGGTCGATATCGACCAGTCGCCCATCGGCCGCACGCCGCGCTCCAACCCGGCCACCTATACCGGCGCCTTCAGCCCCATCCGCGACTGGTTCGCCGGGTTGCCCGAGGCGAAGGCGCGCGGCTACAAGCCCGGACGCTTTTCCTTCAACGTCAAGGGCGGGCGCTGCGAGGCCTGCCAGGGCGACGGTGTCATCAAGATCGAGATGCATTTCCTGCCCGACGTCTATGTCGAGTGCGAGCAGTGCCACGGCCGCCGGTTCAACCGCGAGACGCTGGAAGTCGAGTACAGGGGGCACAGCATCGCCGACGTCCTCGACATGACCGTCGAGACCGCGACCGACCTTTTCTCCGCCGTGCCCGCCGTGCACAACAAGCTGCGCACCCTCAAGGAGGTCGGGCTCGGCTACATCAAGCTGGGCCAGCAGGCGACCACGCTTTCGGGCGGCGAGGCGCAGCGGGTGAAGCTCGCCAAGGAGCTGTCCAAACGCGCCACCGGCCAGACCGTCTACATCCTCGACGAGCCCACGACCGGCCTGCATTTCGAGGATGTGCGCAAGCTGCTCGAAGTCCTGCAACGACTGGTCGAGCAAGGCAACACGGTGATCGTCATCGAGCACAATCTCGAAGTCATCAAGACGGCGGACTGGATCATCGACATGGGCCCCGACGGCGGCACCGGCGGCGGCACCATCGTTGCCGAAGGCACCCCCGAACAGGTCGCCGCCACCAGCGGCAGCCATACCGGCAGCTACCTGGCACGGATGCTCGGTGCAGCATCGTCGGCCGAATCCGGAGGGACGGTGCTGCGCTCGGCCTGA
- a CDS encoding NAD(P)-binding domain-containing protein — protein sequence MTRIALLGAGGKMGVRLATNLASSDYEVDHVEVSAGGRERLKKALAVDCVDQDAALARADVIIMAVPDRLIGKILSTFVDSLKPGTAVIMLDAAAPHAGELPQRSDITYFITHPCHPPIFNDETTPEGKGDFFGGVHAKQHIVCALMQGPEEHYKLCEDIARVIYGPVMRSHRCTVEGVAILEPALSETVGATMALALREAADEAIRRGVPRQAAFDFILGHLTIELAIAFEIFKEGKFSDGALHAIDQARPVIFKDNWLEAVFDPAAVKKSVQDICNPQS from the coding sequence ATGACACGGATCGCGTTGCTGGGTGCCGGTGGCAAGATGGGCGTAAGGCTGGCCACCAATCTTGCCAGCTCTGATTACGAGGTCGACCATGTCGAGGTATCGGCCGGAGGCCGCGAGCGGCTGAAGAAGGCGCTGGCGGTGGACTGCGTGGACCAGGATGCGGCGCTGGCCCGTGCGGACGTGATCATCATGGCTGTGCCGGACCGCCTCATCGGCAAGATCCTTTCGACCTTCGTCGACAGCCTGAAGCCGGGAACGGCGGTCATCATGCTGGATGCCGCCGCGCCGCATGCGGGCGAACTGCCCCAACGCAGCGACATAACCTACTTCATCACCCATCCCTGCCATCCGCCGATCTTCAATGACGAGACGACGCCCGAGGGCAAGGGCGATTTCTTCGGCGGTGTGCATGCCAAGCAGCATATCGTCTGTGCGCTGATGCAGGGGCCGGAGGAGCACTACAAGCTCTGCGAGGACATCGCACGGGTGATCTACGGGCCGGTGATGCGCTCGCACCGTTGCACCGTCGAAGGGGTCGCCATCCTCGAACCTGCCCTGAGCGAGACGGTCGGTGCGACCATGGCGCTGGCCCTGCGCGAGGCCGCCGACGAGGCGATCCGCCGGGGTGTGCCGCGGCAGGCCGCCTTCGACTTCATTCTCGGACACCTGACCATCGAGCTCGCCATCGCCTTCGAGATCTTCAAGGAAGGCAAGTTCTCCGATGGCGCGCTGCATGCCATCGACCAAGCGAGGCCGGTCATCTTCAAGGACAACTGGCTCGAAGCCGTCTTCGATCCGGCCGCCGTGAAGAAATCCGTGCAGGACATCTGCAACCCGCAATCCTGA
- a CDS encoding four-carbon acid sugar kinase family protein, which translates to MSLPAGPLVAFYGDDFTGSTAVMEVLTFNGLPTILYLGVPTPEQQSRHEGYRGIGIAGVARSQSPQWMRENLPGAYAFLASLDAKVRHYKTCSTLDSAPHVGSIGTAAEIGREHFDGAWIPFLVAAPAIRRYQAFGNLFADYAGDTWRIDRHPVMQRHPVTPMDEGDVRLHLARQTRMPLGLVDLVSMKEGRADIRLAAERAAGAGIVALDTVDDETLREAGRLIWKAAEEQGDVFCIGSQGIEYALCAWWQDAGLLPHPPAPPRAAALGRIAAVSGSVSPVTASQIDWAEANGFRVVQLDAAAAVDGTEWQAAVGRAVDAALAGLDDAVSPLIVTARGPDDPATGRLRDAVRNGNVTSQLVMDRIGDGLGRALAAMIRATGTGRALIAGGDTSGHAAMAMGVHALEARAAIAPGAALCRAFAADPALDGLELALKGGQMGAVDYFGAVRAGGRPDG; encoded by the coding sequence ATGAGCCTGCCAGCAGGACCGCTGGTGGCCTTCTACGGTGACGACTTTACCGGCTCGACGGCGGTGATGGAGGTGCTGACCTTCAACGGCCTGCCGACCATCCTCTATCTGGGTGTTCCGACACCTGAGCAGCAATCCCGGCACGAGGGATATCGCGGCATCGGCATTGCCGGTGTCGCCCGCTCGCAATCGCCGCAATGGATGCGCGAGAATCTGCCCGGAGCCTATGCCTTTCTCGCATCGCTGGATGCGAAGGTCCGCCACTACAAGACCTGTTCGACGCTGGATTCTGCGCCGCATGTGGGGTCGATCGGCACGGCCGCCGAGATCGGCCGCGAGCATTTCGACGGGGCATGGATACCCTTTCTGGTCGCGGCACCGGCGATCCGGCGCTATCAGGCGTTCGGCAACCTGTTTGCGGACTATGCCGGCGACACATGGCGCATCGACCGTCATCCGGTCATGCAACGCCATCCGGTGACGCCGATGGACGAAGGGGATGTCCGCCTGCATCTGGCCCGCCAGACCCGCATGCCGCTGGGGCTCGTCGATCTGGTGTCGATGAAGGAAGGCCGTGCCGACATCAGGCTCGCCGCCGAACGTGCGGCCGGTGCCGGGATCGTGGCCCTCGACACCGTCGACGACGAGACGCTGCGCGAGGCCGGCAGGCTGATCTGGAAGGCTGCGGAAGAGCAGGGCGACGTGTTCTGCATCGGTTCCCAGGGGATCGAATATGCCCTGTGCGCGTGGTGGCAGGATGCGGGCCTGCTGCCGCACCCCCCGGCACCGCCACGAGCTGCCGCGCTCGGCAGGATCGCCGCCGTGTCGGGATCGGTTTCGCCGGTGACCGCAAGCCAGATCGACTGGGCCGAGGCGAACGGGTTTCGCGTCGTGCAGCTGGACGCGGCAGCAGCCGTGGACGGGACCGAATGGCAGGCCGCTGTCGGCCGCGCGGTGGACGCGGCGCTTGCCGGTCTCGATGATGCCGTCAGCCCGCTCATCGTCACCGCCCGTGGCCCGGATGATCCGGCCACCGGGCGCCTGCGCGACGCCGTCAGGAACGGCAATGTGACTTCCCAGCTTGTCATGGACCGCATCGGCGACGGGCTCGGCCGTGCCCTTGCCGCCATGATCCGCGCGACGGGCACCGGCCGCGCGCTGATCGCCGGCGGCGATACTTCGGGCCATGCCGCCATGGCCATGGGCGTTCACGCGCTCGAAGCCCGTGCCGCGATCGCTCCGGGAGCGGCATTGTGCCGGGCTTTTGCCGCCGATCCCGCCCTCGACGGGCTGGAACTCGCGCTCAAGGGTGGGCAAATGGGAGCGGTTGACTATTTTGGAGCGGTTCGCGCCGGAGGGCGGCCGGACGGCTGA
- a CDS encoding ribulose-bisphosphate carboxylase large subunit family protein: MTGVADERIEADYLIETGYDPAVAAAVVAGEQSSGTFVPVPGETPELKERSAARVERLEVIGEVGEPSLPGAGRDGSTPYRRARMTLSWPLANLGASLPNLVATVAGNLFELKQVSGLRLLDIRLPGAFADRYAGPRFGIEGTRRLSGVDDRPLVGTIVKPSVGFDARQTAGLVDMLAHAGIDFIKDDELQADGPACPFEERARAVMRVVNDHAERTGKKVMFAFNITGDLDEMRRRHDLVRDLGGTCVMASLNSVGLAGMIELGRMSELPIHAHRNGWGYLSRHPLLGWSYVAWQKIWRLAGADHLHVNGIANKFCEDDGSVIASARTCLTPMFEDRPALAMPVFSSGQTPKQALPTWKALGSVDLIFAAGGGIMAHPGGPAAGVRALREAWDDAVQSGVQA; this comes from the coding sequence TTGACTGGGGTGGCGGACGAGCGGATCGAGGCGGACTATCTGATCGAGACCGGATACGACCCGGCGGTCGCGGCTGCCGTCGTGGCCGGGGAACAGTCGAGTGGCACCTTCGTGCCCGTCCCGGGGGAGACGCCGGAGCTGAAGGAGCGTTCGGCGGCACGGGTCGAGCGTCTGGAGGTGATCGGCGAGGTCGGGGAACCGTCGCTGCCGGGAGCCGGCCGTGACGGCAGCACGCCGTATCGCCGGGCGAGGATGACGCTGTCATGGCCGCTCGCCAATCTCGGCGCGAGCCTGCCCAATCTCGTTGCCACCGTCGCCGGCAACCTGTTCGAACTGAAGCAGGTCTCGGGTCTGCGCCTGCTCGATATCCGCCTGCCGGGGGCCTTCGCCGACCGTTATGCCGGACCGCGCTTCGGTATCGAGGGTACCAGGCGGCTTTCCGGCGTCGACGATCGGCCGCTGGTCGGCACCATCGTCAAGCCCTCGGTGGGCTTCGATGCGCGGCAGACCGCCGGGCTCGTGGACATGCTTGCGCATGCCGGCATCGACTTCATCAAGGATGACGAACTTCAGGCCGATGGCCCGGCCTGTCCGTTCGAAGAGCGTGCCCGGGCGGTGATGCGGGTCGTCAACGATCACGCCGAACGTACCGGAAAGAAGGTGATGTTCGCCTTCAACATCACCGGCGATCTCGACGAGATGCGTCGGCGGCACGATCTGGTGCGCGACCTGGGCGGCACCTGCGTCATGGCCAGCCTCAACTCCGTCGGCCTTGCCGGCATGATCGAGCTGGGACGCATGAGCGAACTGCCGATCCATGCCCACCGCAACGGCTGGGGCTACCTGTCCCGCCATCCGCTGCTCGGCTGGTCCTATGTCGCCTGGCAGAAGATCTGGCGGCTGGCGGGAGCCGATCACCTGCATGTCAACGGGATCGCCAACAAGTTCTGCGAGGATGACGGCAGTGTCATCGCCTCGGCGCGCACCTGCCTGACGCCGATGTTCGAGGACCGTCCGGCGCTGGCCATGCCGGTGTTCTCCTCCGGGCAGACGCCGAAGCAGGCGCTGCCGACCTGGAAGGCCCTGGGCTCGGTTGACCTGATCTTTGCCGCGGGCGGCGGCATCATGGCCCATCCGGGCGGTCCCGCGGCGGGAGTGCGGGCCCTGCGTGAAGCCTGGGACGATGCGGTGCAATCGGGAGTGCAGGCATGA